A single Novosphingobium sp. SL115 DNA region contains:
- a CDS encoding LLM class flavin-dependent oxidoreductase produces the protein MSRHDIEIVGLISPYRTSEASEVPGAYDPSFVGEIARAYEAAGYDRVLVGQNAKSADSLVTATWVAAATTRLKLMVAHRPGFIAPTMAARAFATLDQFSGGRAGVHVITAFSDIETRCDGDYHTKDERYRRSNEYVQIMRRVWAGEVPCDHEGDWYRFENAGSEVRPVTGSVPVFWAGTSPLALEFGAALADVYAFGPGSVDQVAQQVERVRAEAARHGRNPRTSMSMRLVVADTDEAAWARADELMRGITARQAAHGALGRDLGKAAEAVTASAAQADDAAADPCLWTGLIKATQGRLQVMCLVGSPATLVQALLRYRAAGIDNFLITGFDWLADTHRIGTEIGPELRRLANGALAV, from the coding sequence ATGAGCCGCCATGACATCGAAATCGTCGGGCTGATATCACCCTATCGCACCAGCGAGGCGAGCGAGGTGCCGGGGGCGTATGACCCGTCGTTTGTTGGCGAAATTGCCCGCGCCTATGAAGCAGCGGGATATGACCGGGTGCTGGTGGGGCAGAATGCGAAGTCCGCCGACAGTCTGGTGACGGCAACATGGGTGGCGGCGGCGACCACGCGGCTGAAGCTGATGGTGGCGCACCGCCCCGGCTTTATCGCGCCGACCATGGCCGCACGCGCCTTTGCCACGCTGGACCAGTTTTCGGGCGGGCGGGCAGGCGTCCACGTCATCACCGCGTTTTCCGATATCGAAACGCGCTGCGACGGCGATTACCACACCAAGGACGAACGATACCGGCGCAGCAACGAATATGTGCAGATCATGCGCCGGGTCTGGGCGGGCGAGGTGCCGTGCGACCATGAGGGCGACTGGTATCGCTTTGAAAACGCAGGGTCCGAAGTGCGTCCGGTGACCGGCAGTGTGCCGGTGTTCTGGGCGGGCACATCGCCGCTGGCGCTGGAGTTTGGCGCGGCACTGGCCGATGTCTATGCCTTTGGGCCGGGCAGCGTGGATCAGGTTGCGCAGCAAGTGGAGCGTGTCAGGGCCGAGGCGGCCAGGCATGGCCGCAACCCGCGCACGTCAATGTCGATGCGGCTGGTCGTGGCCGATACCGATGAAGCGGCATGGGCACGCGCGGATGAACTGATGCGCGGTATCACCGCCCGGCAGGCGGCGCACGGCGCGCTGGGCCGCGACTTGGGCAAGGCGGCAGAAGCGGTGACCGCCAGCGCCGCGCAGGCCGATGACGCGGCGGCTGATCCGTGCCTGTGGACCGGGCTTATCAAGGCAACGCAAGGGCGGCTTCAGGTGATGTGCCTGGTGGGATCACCCGCAACGCTGGTGCAGGCGCTGCTGCGCTATCGCGCGGCGGGGATCGACAATTTCCTGATTACCGGGTTCGACTGGCTGGCCGACACCCATCGTATCGGGACGGAGATTGGCCCGGAACTGCGGCGGCTGGCGAATGGGGCCTTGGCGGTTTGA
- a CDS encoding MFS transporter: MSEPVTTAIETSGGGKAAGLWAIRIGSLMIPLAHAAGQNLVTVLGLRFMTDSLAISAGAAGAIFAFVKIYDGFADPAVGAWSDRAKTPWGRRLPFLFAGGIAMPLGLALLFGAPSFGSILLAQLFVTLALVIHATGYTLLTIPGFAMLVESSSDPRERTRLMAWRTYGNAIGTMLGSTLPAWVLSMTGPTRGGHLGVAMIVGAVVLGATLLAVRLLAGAPRTEAPDQTGVERVNPVRALLRQVALAWRNVPFRTLAIAHVFLLFGTAIGSASLAFYTRVGLEQADTVLGTYFMLATVAMLVSMTGWVWLSNRIGKKSAYITALAIYAVVQLSWLLAGPGEPMTLIAVRGGLSGLSGAGMILCAYSLLSDAVRYDYVTSGQRREGSFAGFTTLFDKLSSAAALAVMGAFLAAMGYAPSASGMAAQQSDSARLAILLCVSVIPAVAMVGAIVTMAFYRLDAATVEAAELQQVNA; the protein is encoded by the coding sequence GTGTCGGAACCAGTAACGACAGCGATTGAAACGAGTGGCGGCGGCAAGGCCGCGGGCCTTTGGGCCATCCGCATCGGATCGTTGATGATCCCGCTGGCCCATGCGGCGGGGCAGAACCTTGTCACCGTGCTGGGCCTGCGGTTCATGACCGACAGCCTTGCGATTTCGGCAGGGGCGGCGGGCGCGATCTTTGCGTTCGTCAAGATCTATGACGGGTTTGCCGACCCGGCGGTGGGCGCGTGGAGCGACCGGGCAAAGACGCCGTGGGGCCGCCGTCTGCCGTTCCTGTTCGCGGGCGGAATTGCCATGCCGCTGGGGCTGGCGCTGTTGTTTGGCGCGCCGTCGTTCGGATCGATCCTGCTGGCGCAACTGTTCGTCACGCTGGCGCTGGTGATCCACGCCACGGGTTACACCCTGCTGACCATTCCCGGCTTTGCCATGCTGGTGGAAAGTTCGTCCGACCCGCGTGAACGCACGCGGCTGATGGCGTGGCGGACCTATGGCAATGCGATTGGCACGATGCTGGGCTCCACTCTACCGGCGTGGGTGTTGAGCATGACCGGGCCGACGCGCGGCGGGCATCTGGGCGTGGCGATGATCGTGGGCGCGGTGGTGCTGGGGGCGACGCTGCTGGCGGTGCGGTTGCTGGCAGGTGCGCCGCGCACGGAGGCACCGGACCAGACGGGCGTGGAAAGGGTCAATCCCGTGCGCGCATTGCTGCGGCAGGTGGCGCTGGCGTGGCGCAACGTGCCGTTCCGCACGCTGGCGATTGCGCATGTGTTCCTGCTGTTCGGCACGGCCATCGGCTCTGCCTCGCTGGCGTTCTATACCCGCGTTGGGCTGGAGCAGGCGGACACGGTGCTGGGCACCTATTTTATGCTGGCGACGGTGGCGATGCTGGTGAGCATGACCGGATGGGTGTGGCTGTCCAACCGCATCGGCAAGAAATCGGCCTATATCACCGCGCTGGCGATTTATGCAGTGGTGCAGTTGAGCTGGCTGCTGGCCGGACCGGGCGAGCCGATGACGCTGATTGCGGTGCGCGGGGGCCTGAGCGGGCTTTCGGGTGCGGGGATGATCCTGTGTGCCTATTCGCTGCTGTCCGACGCCGTGCGCTATGATTACGTGACCAGTGGGCAGCGGCGCGAAGGATCGTTTGCCGGGTTCACCACGCTGTTCGACAAGCTTTCGTCTGCCGCCGCGCTGGCGGTTATGGGGGCGTTTCTGGCAGCGATGGGATATGCGCCATCGGCCAGCGGCATGGCGGCGCAGCAGAGCGACAGCGCGCGGCTGGCCATTTTGCTGTGCGTGTCGGTCATCCCCGCCGTGGCGATGGTGGGCGCGATCGTGACCATGGCGTTCTACCGGCTGGATGCAGCCACGGTGGAAGCAGCCGAATTGCAGCAGGTGAACGCATGA
- a CDS encoding FAD-dependent oxidoreductase has product MTKTVPGPGVDRCQVVVAGAGPVGTTIATLLAKAGVSVIVLEAGADCAQDLRASTFHPPTLEMLDEIGITKMLLDKGLKAPVYHWRDRQSGEVIEFDMAELSDVTRYPFRIQCEQYHLSRALAEGLEAYPNADIRFNSRLLTFTQDDKGVDLSVETMVGIERIRADFLIGADGANSIVRKWLGTEFDGFTYPERFLTLSTDVELADHLPNLALVNYVSDPEEWLVLLRVPSVWRVLVPVNGAVDEADLLSEANKNGIFGRLLGDGFEVKTHHRTLYRVHQRVAKSFREGRVMLAGDASHLNNPLGGFGMNSGIHDAFNLFEKLMPVIQGKADLETNLALYDRQRREVTHSFTQTQTKANMALIGGKRDDAHTARRKELTDIRDNDEKRRAYLMRQAMFQSLNEAALIK; this is encoded by the coding sequence TTGACCAAGACCGTACCTGGGCCAGGTGTTGATCGTTGCCAGGTTGTGGTGGCAGGTGCAGGGCCGGTTGGCACCACCATTGCCACCTTGCTGGCAAAGGCAGGCGTTTCGGTGATCGTGCTGGAAGCCGGGGCGGATTGTGCCCAGGATCTGCGCGCATCCACCTTTCATCCGCCGACGCTGGAAATGCTGGATGAAATCGGCATCACCAAGATGCTGCTGGACAAGGGGCTGAAGGCCCCGGTCTATCACTGGCGCGACCGGCAATCGGGCGAAGTGATCGAATTCGACATGGCCGAGCTGTCGGACGTGACGCGATATCCGTTCCGCATCCAGTGCGAACAGTATCACCTTTCGCGTGCGCTGGCCGAAGGGCTGGAAGCCTATCCCAACGCGGATATCCGTTTCAACAGCCGCTTGCTGACGTTCACGCAGGACGACAAGGGCGTGGACCTGTCGGTGGAAACGATGGTGGGGATCGAACGCATTCGCGCCGATTTCCTGATCGGTGCCGATGGCGCCAATTCCATCGTGCGCAAGTGGCTGGGCACCGAATTTGACGGGTTCACGTATCCCGAACGGTTCCTGACGCTGTCGACCGATGTGGAGCTGGCCGATCATCTGCCCAATCTGGCGCTGGTGAACTATGTTTCCGACCCGGAAGAATGGCTGGTGCTACTGCGCGTGCCATCGGTGTGGCGCGTGCTGGTGCCGGTGAACGGCGCGGTGGACGAGGCCGATCTGCTGTCAGAAGCCAACAAGAACGGCATTTTCGGGCGTCTGCTGGGCGATGGTTTTGAGGTGAAGACCCACCATCGCACGCTTTATCGCGTTCATCAGCGCGTGGCCAAATCGTTCCGCGAAGGCCGCGTGATGCTGGCGGGCGATGCGTCGCATCTCAACAATCCGCTGGGCGGGTTCGGGATGAATTCGGGCATCCACGATGCGTTCAATCTGTTTGAAAAGCTGATGCCGGTAATTCAGGGCAAGGCGGATCTGGAAACCAACCTTGCGTTGTATGACCGCCAGCGCCGCGAAGTGACGCACAGCTTCACCCAGACGCAGACCAAGGCGAATATGGCGCTGATCGGCGGCAAGCGCGACGATGCCCACACGGCACGGCGCAAGGAACTGACCGACATCCGCGACAACGATGAAAAGCGCCGCGCCTATCTGATGCGGCAGGCGATGTTCCAGAGCCTGAACGAAGCTGCGCTTATCAAGTGA
- a CDS encoding alpha/beta fold hydrolase: MKIRRIALTLAGAAVLALGGGLVALRAGAGASDRAEIEKRWADGPSRFVMVDGVRMHVREEGPKDGPVVVLLHGSIVNLHEWDGVAPLLADKYRVVRFDWSPYGLTGPDPSGVYSTPRSAQLMDGLMRALGHDKFALVATSNGSNVGLEYNRAYPGHVTAMAFSMLPLERPSQTRKVDWRLRWMLATHKAVLPDWRAKAFWRIMLNDTTPPAFEPTDRMVDQIYDMNNLPGALQRQAEYIQANVKAFKTSDVGAVAQSVRVPVLLQWCSYDDVISQSAQASVKRFTNTKVDLIEYPDLGHFPMWENPEKFTRDLRSWLERQEAAVPKAPVADRVSPPSGRV, encoded by the coding sequence ATGAAGATCCGGCGCATCGCGCTGACCCTTGCCGGGGCTGCGGTTCTGGCGCTGGGTGGCGGGCTGGTGGCTTTGCGCGCAGGCGCAGGGGCCAGCGACCGGGCCGAGATTGAAAAGCGTTGGGCAGACGGGCCATCACGCTTTGTCATGGTGGACGGCGTGCGGATGCATGTGCGCGAGGAAGGGCCGAAGGATGGCCCTGTCGTGGTGCTGTTGCACGGGTCGATCGTGAACCTGCACGAATGGGACGGCGTGGCCCCGTTGCTGGCCGACAAGTATCGCGTGGTGCGATTCGACTGGTCGCCCTATGGCCTGACCGGGCCTGATCCCAGCGGGGTTTATTCCACGCCACGTTCCGCGCAGCTTATGGATGGGCTGATGCGGGCGCTGGGGCATGACAAGTTTGCGCTGGTGGCAACGTCCAACGGATCGAACGTGGGGCTGGAATATAACCGCGCCTATCCGGGGCATGTGACGGCGATGGCATTTTCGATGCTGCCGCTGGAACGGCCAAGCCAGACGCGCAAGGTGGACTGGCGACTGCGCTGGATGTTGGCGACGCACAAGGCGGTGCTGCCCGATTGGCGGGCCAAGGCGTTCTGGCGGATCATGCTGAACGATACCACGCCGCCCGCGTTTGAACCGACCGACCGGATGGTGGACCAGATATACGACATGAACAATCTGCCCGGCGCGTTGCAGCGGCAGGCGGAATATATTCAGGCCAACGTAAAGGCGTTCAAGACCAGCGATGTGGGCGCGGTGGCGCAGAGCGTGCGGGTGCCGGTGCTGTTGCAGTGGTGTTCGTATGACGATGTGATTTCGCAAAGCGCGCAGGCATCGGTCAAACGGTTCACCAATACCAAGGTCGATCTGATCGAATATCCTGATCTGGGCCATTTCCCGATGTGGGAAAACCCGGAAAAATTCACGCGCGATTTGCGGTCGTGGCTTGAGCGGCAAGAGGCTGCTGTCCCGAAAGCACCTGTTGCTGACCGTGTTTCACCGCCCAGCGGGCGCGTGTGA
- a CDS encoding LLM class flavin-dependent oxidoreductase, with the protein MSKQIHLWAFLQGIGFFPTGWRHERARPEGVFAMEYYARVAKMAEAACFDAIVFGDQLQSRGAGGRTPAHLPMPTLDPVSLLMAMAAVTERIGLVATVSTTYNTPEMLAERFAAMDRISGGRSGWNIVTTAHPDTAPNFGEVALPPKDVRYRNAIDVVAKACELWEAMDKAGPALPQGRPVLVQAGQSPEGRDFAARTAEAIFCPAASIEAGIDFRNDMRHRIAGVGGNPDGVRVMPGLSCVLGGTEEEARANHAAILDLGDVPLAMEYLAESLCCDLAEFDPAGAIPVDAILARTALPPADVARSVQPAADKGTPLGEFAANFMRHPRGHNVFIGTGEQMAQMMIEWRDSGACDGFTLQPSYMPGGLEDFAEQVVPVLQKRGRLRTAYPGTTLRETLGLSARVREAA; encoded by the coding sequence ATGAGCAAGCAAATTCACCTTTGGGCCTTTTTGCAGGGCATCGGCTTTTTCCCCACCGGCTGGCGGCATGAACGTGCGCGGCCAGAGGGCGTTTTCGCCATGGAATATTATGCCCGCGTGGCGAAAATGGCCGAGGCCGCGTGCTTTGACGCCATTGTGTTTGGCGACCAGTTGCAATCGCGCGGGGCAGGCGGGCGCACCCCTGCGCACCTGCCGATGCCAACGCTTGATCCGGTCAGCCTGCTGATGGCGATGGCAGCGGTGACCGAACGCATTGGTTTGGTGGCCACGGTTTCCACCACATACAACACGCCTGAAATGCTGGCCGAACGCTTTGCCGCGATGGACCGCATCAGCGGCGGCCGGTCGGGCTGGAACATCGTGACCACCGCGCACCCCGACACTGCGCCCAATTTTGGCGAAGTGGCATTGCCGCCCAAGGATGTGCGCTATCGCAATGCCATTGATGTGGTGGCCAAGGCTTGTGAACTGTGGGAGGCGATGGACAAGGCTGGCCCCGCGCTGCCGCAGGGCCGCCCGGTGCTGGTTCAGGCTGGGCAATCGCCCGAAGGCCGCGATTTCGCCGCGCGCACGGCGGAAGCGATTTTCTGTCCGGCGGCCAGCATCGAAGCGGGCATCGATTTCCGCAACGACATGCGCCACCGCATTGCGGGCGTGGGTGGCAATCCCGATGGCGTGCGGGTGATGCCGGGGCTTTCGTGCGTGCTGGGCGGCACGGAAGAAGAAGCGCGGGCCAACCATGCCGCGATCCTTGATCTGGGCGATGTTCCGCTGGCGATGGAATATCTGGCGGAATCGCTGTGCTGCGATCTGGCCGAGTTCGATCCGGCGGGCGCGATTCCGGTGGACGCCATTCTGGCGCGCACCGCGCTGCCGCCTGCGGACGTTGCGCGGTCGGTTCAGCCAGCGGCGGACAAGGGCACGCCCTTGGGCGAATTTGCGGCCAATTTCATGCGCCATCCGCGCGGGCACAATGTTTTCATCGGCACGGGCGAACAGATGGCCCAGATGATGATCGAATGGCGCGATAGCGGTGCGTGTGACGGGTTTACTCTGCAGCCCAGCTATATGCCCGGTGGTCTTGAAGACTTTGCCGAACAGGTGGTGCCGGTGTTGCAGAAGCGCGGGCGGCTGCGCACGGCCTATCCCGGTACGACATTGCGTGAAACGCTGGGCCTTAGCGCCCGCGTGCGCGAGGCGGCATGA
- a CDS encoding LLM class flavin-dependent oxidoreductase produces the protein MTRPFIVSASVADPYFALPAKAAPVIAAAEAEGLDLLVLGRAGACPFDAQVLAAWAAPLTRRVGIVATVPASNAHPFHVARALSAVDFLSDGLTGWSVIAEGAEAGVAEDMVRAARALWDGWGSDCLIIDKASGNYLHSDMVKQPNYEGPFFKVAGPVNAMRPPQGQPVLVLDGADAIGLDDADVVLVDAPGTDAGGARRLLKIAGDVDVAALEQAFAAGEIDGVHFVLEDSADALPAAIETIGALFANRPGDAPAASGTLRERLGLALPATASTQTDGARVPEYIA, from the coding sequence ATGACCAGACCTTTTATTGTGTCGGCAAGTGTTGCCGATCCTTACTTTGCGTTGCCAGCCAAGGCCGCGCCCGTGATTGCCGCTGCCGAGGCCGAGGGGCTTGACCTGCTGGTGCTGGGCCGTGCGGGCGCATGTCCGTTTGATGCACAAGTGCTGGCCGCATGGGCCGCGCCGCTGACGCGCCGGGTGGGCATTGTCGCCACGGTGCCCGCATCCAACGCTCATCCGTTCCATGTGGCCCGCGCGCTTTCAGCGGTGGATTTTCTCAGCGATGGGCTGACCGGGTGGTCGGTGATTGCCGAGGGCGCTGAGGCGGGTGTGGCCGAAGACATGGTGCGTGCGGCGCGGGCGCTGTGGGATGGCTGGGGCAGCGATTGCCTGATTATCGACAAGGCCAGCGGCAATTATCTGCATTCGGACATGGTGAAACAGCCCAATTACGAAGGGCCGTTCTTCAAGGTGGCGGGGCCGGTGAATGCCATGCGCCCGCCGCAGGGACAGCCAGTGCTGGTGCTGGATGGTGCCGATGCGATTGGACTTGATGATGCCGATGTTGTGCTGGTGGATGCGCCCGGCACGGATGCTGGCGGGGCCAGGCGTCTGCTGAAGATTGCAGGCGATGTCGATGTGGCCGCGCTGGAACAGGCCTTTGCGGCTGGCGAGATCGATGGGGTGCATTTCGTGCTGGAGGACAGCGCCGATGCGCTGCCCGCCGCGATTGAAACAATCGGCGCGCTGTTTGCCAATCGTCCCGGCGATGCCCCTGCCGCCAGCGGAACCTTGCGCGAAAGGCTGGGCCTTGCGCTGCCCGCCACCGCATCCACCCAAACCGATGGCGCGCGCGTGCCGGAGTATATCGCATGA
- a CDS encoding M24 family metallopeptidase, whose protein sequence is MLMGMDWRSSPTDTDLLAALEQGGPINIERCQYVMDRFGLDGLVLGDPVNVYHALGHWPQIGRTRAGQPPGTFALISKENLQASGLVTSRFLHHYSWADGRSRNDVGVWLYNELGDCGDEDIEIVPETPVLPQRPEQHLTAPEAHRAHISATLAGANRMAKDAGGAIVAAMREMGLWRGRIGFDHQVIAQVATHHDHPGAMVQADNILREIRMVKSPLEHALMARAARANVDALNAVGHAIRAGATHYELQCLFRQETAARGNTAVFLNVDRVSSDTSRVAVADGQTLMLDGVSQFMGYHGDFARTVFVGEPTRPARLAAEASAFGWQAVREKLKPGLRFSEIVQIGTDAVRKAGFDAVIGFGPHSVGLAHTDEPGEVHGGFWRKPDFTLETGMILSVDCPTLDTGIGGSAHCEDLVLITESGAEPIHPLHEPVIVV, encoded by the coding sequence ATGCTGATGGGCATGGATTGGCGTTCTTCCCCTACCGATACCGATTTGCTGGCCGCTCTCGAACAGGGCGGTCCGATCAATATCGAACGTTGCCAGTATGTTATGGATCGCTTCGGGCTGGATGGGCTGGTTCTGGGCGATCCGGTGAATGTCTATCATGCGCTGGGGCACTGGCCGCAGATCGGGCGGACGCGGGCGGGGCAGCCGCCGGGGACTTTTGCGCTGATTTCAAAGGAAAATCTGCAAGCGTCGGGGCTGGTGACCAGCCGATTCCTGCACCATTATTCGTGGGCGGACGGGCGCAGCCGGAATGACGTGGGCGTATGGCTTTACAACGAATTGGGCGATTGCGGCGACGAAGATATTGAAATTGTTCCAGAAACTCCGGTTTTGCCGCAACGACCCGAACAGCACCTAACCGCACCTGAAGCGCATCGCGCGCACATTTCGGCGACGTTGGCGGGCGCGAACCGCATGGCAAAGGACGCTGGCGGTGCGATCGTTGCAGCGATGCGCGAAATGGGCCTGTGGCGGGGCCGGATCGGCTTTGACCATCAGGTGATCGCGCAGGTCGCCACCCACCACGACCACCCCGGCGCGATGGTGCAGGCCGACAATATCCTGCGCGAAATCCGCATGGTGAAATCGCCGCTGGAACATGCGCTGATGGCGCGGGCGGCGCGGGCCAATGTCGATGCGCTGAATGCGGTGGGCCACGCGATTCGTGCAGGGGCCACGCATTATGAATTGCAGTGCCTGTTCCGGCAGGAAACGGCGGCGCGCGGCAATACGGCGGTGTTCCTGAATGTTGACCGCGTTTCGTCCGACACGTCGCGGGTGGCCGTGGCCGATGGGCAGACGCTGATGCTGGACGGCGTGAGCCAGTTCATGGGCTATCACGGCGATTTTGCGCGCACCGTGTTTGTGGGCGAGCCGACGCGACCTGCGCGCCTTGCGGCAGAGGCCAGCGCGTTTGGCTGGCAGGCGGTGCGCGAGAAGTTGAAGCCGGGCCTGCGCTTTTCCGAAATCGTACAGATTGGCACCGATGCGGTGCGCAAGGCGGGGTTTGACGCGGTGATCGGGTTTGGCCCGCACAGCGTGGGCCTTGCGCATACCGACGAGCCGGGCGAAGTCCACGGCGGGTTCTGGCGCAAGCCCGATTTCACGCTGGAGACGGGCATGATCCTGTCGGTCGACTGCCCGACGCTGGACACCGGAATCGGTGGTTCGGCGCACTGCGAAGACCTTGTTCTGATTACCGAATCCGGCGCTGAGCCGATCCATCCCTTACACGAACCGGTGATTGTCGTATGA
- a CDS encoding alpha/beta fold hydrolase, which translates to MTQIPPTTAIERAFVKLDEGQLHLRRLPAADPAATPLLLLHASPASSWFMQDFMLALRAAGCLGEIIAPDTLGNGDSVAPAEKDPEIGYFAGSMNRMCAALGLDRVDVYGTHTGARIACELAAAYPDRVRAVILDGITEYDDELRDAVIANYAPSVEPDEYGRHLIWAFNFCRDQALFFPHFMKVPDRRLAVPMPPPQILHRITLDVLKALDTYHKPYIAAFRYRSFERMEQVKAPTLLLKPETELALLNASVATALERLANGHALSTPGDPATKAAAITAFLAENAA; encoded by the coding sequence ATGACCCAGATCCCCCCCACCACCGCAATCGAACGCGCCTTCGTCAAACTCGATGAAGGCCAGCTTCACCTGCGCCGCCTGCCCGCCGCCGATCCTGCCGCAACCCCGCTGCTGCTGCTGCACGCATCGCCCGCATCGTCGTGGTTCATGCAGGATTTCATGCTGGCCCTGCGCGCGGCAGGATGTCTGGGCGAGATCATCGCGCCCGACACATTGGGCAATGGCGATTCGGTGGCTCCGGCAGAAAAAGACCCCGAAATCGGATACTTCGCGGGGTCCATGAACCGCATGTGCGCCGCGCTGGGGCTGGACAGGGTGGACGTTTACGGCACCCACACCGGCGCGCGCATCGCCTGCGAACTGGCCGCCGCATACCCTGACCGGGTGCGCGCGGTGATCCTTGATGGCATTACCGAATACGACGATGAACTGCGCGATGCGGTTATTGCCAACTATGCCCCGTCGGTAGAACCGGACGAATATGGCCGCCACCTGATCTGGGCGTTCAATTTCTGCCGCGATCAGGCGCTGTTCTTCCCGCACTTCATGAAAGTGCCTGACCGCCGCCTTGCCGTGCCCATGCCGCCGCCGCAGATCCTGCACCGCATCACGCTGGACGTGCTCAAAGCGCTGGATACCTATCACAAACCGTACATCGCGGCCTTCCGCTATCGCAGCTTTGAACGGATGGAACAGGTCAAGGCCCCCACCCTGCTGCTAAAGCCCGAAACCGAGCTGGCGCTGCTGAACGCATCGGTCGCCACCGCGCTGGAGCGGCTGGCAA